The following are from one region of the Indicator indicator isolate 239-I01 chromosome 14, UM_Iind_1.1, whole genome shotgun sequence genome:
- the C14H12orf57 gene encoding protein C10 isoform X2 — MDEARDNACNDMGKMLQFLLPVATQIQQDVIKAYGFSNDGEGVLKFARLIKSYESQDPEIASMSGKLKALFLPPMTLPSHGASTGGVATS, encoded by the exons ATGGATGAGGCTCGGGATAACGCCTGCAACGACATGGGCAAGATGTTGCAGTTTTTGCTGCCTGTGGCCACCCAGATCCAGCAGGACGTCATCAAAGCTTATGGCTTCAGCAACGACGGCGAGG GGGTGCTGAAGTTCGCTCGGCTGATCAAATCCTATGAGTCGCAGGACCCAGAGATCGCCAGCATGTCGGGCAAGCTGAAGGCTCTGTTCCTGCCGCCCATGACACTGCCCTCACACGGGGCCAGCACAGGTGGAGTAGCCACCTCCTGA
- the C14H12orf57 gene encoding protein C10 isoform X1 — MAACAQTAAAALSTEQAKAVLAEVIKAFGSPENAQRMDEARDNACNDMGKMLQFLLPVATQIQQDVIKAYGFSNDGEGVLKFARLIKSYESQDPEIASMSGKLKALFLPPMTLPSHGASTGGVATS; from the exons ATGGCGGCGTGTGCGCAGACGGCGGCTGCGGCTCTCAGCACCGAGCAGGCCAAGG CCGTGCTGGCCGAAGTGATCAAGGCCTTCGGGTCACCCGAGAACGCGCAGCGCATGGATGAGGCTCGGGATAACGCCTGCAACGACATGGGCAAGATGTTGCAGTTTTTGCTGCCTGTGGCCACCCAGATCCAGCAGGACGTCATCAAAGCTTATGGCTTCAGCAACGACGGCGAGG GGGTGCTGAAGTTCGCTCGGCTGATCAAATCCTATGAGTCGCAGGACCCAGAGATCGCCAGCATGTCGGGCAAGCTGAAGGCTCTGTTCCTGCCGCCCATGACACTGCCCTCACACGGGGCCAGCACAGGTGGAGTAGCCACCTCCTGA
- the ATN1 gene encoding atrophin-1, whose protein sequence is MKTRQNKDSMSMRSGRKKETPGPREELRSRGRASPGGVSTSSSDGKAEKSRQATKKGRMEESCTPKGSKQGRTEEISESEGEDTNAPKKTKTEELPCPPSPSDVDSLDGHSFNDEMSSDPRDIDQDNRSTSPSVYSPGSVENDSDSSSVLSQGPSHSYHHPPLFPQSPPVAPPPDTLARPPEPGFGLASEVHPQGPPAGSYHSQLEGQASRIFQAQAPQTPTSSSSTVAAPPAPPPSSSSSSSSSSSSSSSSSSSSCSSSSSSSSSSSTHTPLYPTASVVQVGAKIASGVGGVPTPGGREQTLSAKHNPPPTTPISLASVVGGLPPQKTPPANPPVAPPASAPSFPHVSANLPPPPALRPLNNVVAASSSPGMVGQALSNHLPSPHGMGQDKAPALAPSRYPYAPPPLPPSSSSAQYPQPSTAQPLPSYTASYGHSFPPPSGLSVSSQPPKYTQPSLPSQPVWSQGPPPYSRPLGNAGSHPTTSFPGQPLHHQQPPQQHHHSHGSSGGVSPAATVPPQPPGGYPHSLESNSHHPSHGTYGLRLYPPHSQATYSQAPSAATAAAPSSSSSSSSTSTSSQGSYPGMCTHPPGQSPATYTFPPPPPPSPAPGAGPPVTSAATTLSTVIATMASLSAAPYKTASPPVPASVVAPYGKRAASPVPTFQPPAPYKPGSPPSSSAAPFRAATPPGYRVVSSPVAGGYKAPSPAPSAPPPLPGSMAAPAPPPPTPLPLSAAQIKQEPSEEYEPPESPVPPARSPSPPPKVVDVPSHASQSARFNKHLDRGFNSCSRTDLYFVPLDGSKLAKKRADLVEKVRREAEQKAREEKEREREREREKEREREKERELERSVKMAQEGRPVECSSLGPVPHRPSFEQGSAVATVPPYLGPDTPALRTLSEYARPHVMSPSNRNHPFYMPLGAVDPGLLGYNVPAIYSSDPATRERELREREARERDLRDRDLRERLKPGFEVKPAELEQLHAMPAAAMDPFPRHGGLSLQTAPGLHPAFPFHPGLGHLERERLALAAGPTLRPDMSYAERLAAERQHAERVAALSNDPLARLQMLNVTPHHHQHSHIHSHLHLHQQDAIHAASASVHPLIDPLASGSHLTRIPYPAGTIPNPLLPHPLHENEVLRHQLFAAPYRDLPGSLTAPMSAAHQLQAMHAQSAELQRLALEQQQWLHAHHPLHGVPLPTQEDYYSHLKKESDKPL, encoded by the exons ATGAAGACTCGACAGAACAAGGACTCA ATGTCAATGCGGAGTGGACGGAAGAAAGAGACTCCAGGGCCCCGAGAGGAGCTCAGGTCGCGGGGTCGAGCTTCCCCTGGCGGCgtcagcacttccagcagtgATGGCAAGGCTGAGAAATCTCGCCAAGCCACAAAG AAAGGCCGCATGGAGGAATCCTGCACCCCCAAGGGCAGCAAGCAGGGCCGAACAGAAGAGATCTCAGAGAGTGAAGGGGAAGACACCAATGCTccgaaaaaaaccaaaaccgag GAGTTGCCCTGCCCTCCATCCCCATCCGATGTTGACAGCCTTGATGGCCACAGCTTCAATGATGAGATGAGCAGTGACCCACGGGACATTGACCAGGATAACAGGAGCACTTCCCCCAGTGTCTACAGCCCCGGCAGCGTGGAGAATGACTCCGACTCCTCCTCTGTGCTGTCCCAGGGGCCCTCGCACTCCTACCACCACCCTCCGCTCTTCCCCCAGAGCCCACCGGTAGCTCCCCCTCCTGACACCCTGGCCCGTCCTCCTGAGCCCGGCTTTGGGCTCGCAAGCGAGGTGCACCCCCAGGGACCCCCCGCAGGGAGCTACCATTCCcagctggagggccaggcctcTCGTATTTTCCAGGCTCAAGCCCCACAGACAcccacttcctcctcctctactgttgctgcccctcctgctccccctccctcctcttcctcctcctcttcttcctcctcctcatcatcgtcctcttcctcatcctcttcctgctcctcctcctcttcctcatcctcctcttcctccacccaCACTCCTCTTTACCCTACAGCCAGTGTGGTCCAGGTTGGGGCCAAAATTGCCAGTGGAGTTGGAGGGGTCCCAACACCAGGCGGTCGCGAGCAGACCCTCAGTGCCAAGCACAAtccaccacccaccacccccatcTCCCTGGCATCAGTGGTCGGGGGACTCCCCCCTCAAAAGACACCCCCAGCCAACCCTCCGGTGGCCCCTCCAGCTTcagccccttccttcccccatgTCTCTGCCAATCTAcctccccctccagccctgcgCCCACTCAACAATGTGGTAGCTGCCTCCAgctccccagggatggtggGGCAGGCCCTGAGCAACCACCTTCCCTCACCCCACGGGATGGGGCAGGACAAGGCACCAGCTCTGGCCCCCTCCCGTTACCCCTATGCCCCGCCACCACTGccaccctccagctcctcagctcagTACCCCCAGCCCTCCACAGCGCAGCCTCTGCCCAGTTACACTGCCTCCTATGGGcactccttccccccacccagcGGCCTCTCTGTGTCCAGCCAGCCCCCCAAGTATACTcagccctccctcccctcccagccagTGTGGAGCCAGGGGCCACCCCCCTACAGCCGCCCCCTGGGCAATGCTGGCTCCCACCCCACCACTTCTTTCCCTGGCCAGCCCCTCCATCACCAGCAGCCACCCCAGCAGCATCACCACAGCCATGGAAGCAGTGGGGGGGTCTCCCCAGCAGCCACAGTTCCCCCCCAGCCACCTGGTGGTTACCCCCACAGCCTGGAGTCAAACAGCCATCACCCTTCCCATGGCACCTATGGGCTGCGTCTCTaccctccccacagccaggccACCTACAGccaggctccctcagctgccactgctgccgccccctcttcttcctcttcctcctcctccacctccacctcttCCCAGGGAAGCTATCCTGGAATGTGCACTCACCCCCCAGGTCAGAGTCCTGCCACCTACACCTTCCCCCCACCgccacctccctcccctgcccctggGGCTGGCCCTCCGGTCACCTCTGCTGCCACCACACTCTCCACTGTCATTGCCACCATGGCCTCCCTGTCTGCTGCCCCATACAAGACAGCGTCTCCCCCAGTACCTGCCTCGGTTGTGGCTCCCTACGGGAAGCGGGCAGCCTCCCCAGTCCCCACTtttcagcccccagccccctaCAAGCCAGGCTCGCCcccttcttcctcagctgcccctTTCCGGGCAGCCACCCCTCCTGGCTATCGAGTAGTCTCATcccctgtggcagggggctACAAagcaccctccccagctccctctgcaccaccccccctgccagggagcATGGCTGCTCCGGCTCCACCGCCACCCACCCCGCTCCCCCTCAGCGCCGCACAAATCAAGCAGGAGCCATCAGAGGAGTATGAGCCCCCTGAGAGCCCTGTGCCACCTGCTCGCAGCCCTTCGCCACCCCCCAAGGTGGTGGATGTACCAAGCCACGCCAGCCAGTCAGCTAG GTTCAACAAACACTTGGACCGTGGCTTCAACTCCTGCTCCCGCACGGACCTGTACTTTGTGCCCCTCGATGGCTCCAAGCTGGCCAAAAAAAGGGCAGACTTGGTGGAAAAAGTGCGGCGAGAGGCTGAGCAGAAGGCACGGGAGGAGAAGGAGCGGGAACGGGAGCGGGAGCGGGAGAAAGAGCGGGAGCGGGAGAAGGAGCGGGAGCTGGAGCGGAGTGTG AAGATGGCCCAGGAGGGCCGGCCGGTTGAGTGCTCATCCCTCGGGCCGGTTCCCCACCGCCCCTCCTTCGAGCAGGGCAGCGCCGTTGCCACCGTGCCCCCATACCTGGGCCCTGACACCCCGGCCCTGCGCACCCTCAGTGAATACGCGCGGCCCCACGTCATGTCCCCCAGCAACCGCAACCACCCTTTCTACATGCCGCTGGGCGCCGTGGACCCGGGCTTGCTGGGGTACAACGTGCCGGCCATCTACAGCAGTGACCCAGCCACACGGGAGCGGGAGCTGAGGGAGCGGGAGGCCCGCGAGCGGGACCTGAGGGACCGCGACCTGCGCGAGCGTCTCAAGCCTGGCTTTGAAGTGAAGCCGGccgagctggagcagctccatgcCATGCCGGCGGCTGCCATGGATCCGTTTCCACGCCACGGCGGGCTGAGTCTGCAGACGGCACCTGGCCTCCATCCCGCTTTCCCCTTCCATCCAGGGCTGGGCCACTTGGAGCGGGAGAGGCTGGCGCTGGCAGCCGGCCCGACCCTGCGTCCCGACATGTCCTACGCCGAGCGCTTGGCGGCTGAGCGCCAGCATGCGGAGCGGGTGGCTGCTCTCAGCAACGACCCCCTGGCCCGGCTGCAAATGCTCAATGTGACACCTCATCATCATCAGCATTCCCACATCCACTcccacctccatctccaccaGCAGGATGCCATACATGCAG CCTCGGCCTCTGTTCACCCTCTTATTGACCCACTTGCCTCGGGATCGCATCTCACCCGGATACCATACCCAGCCGGAACCATCCCCAACCCTCTCCTGCCTCACCCTCTACATGAGAATGAAGTGCTGCGCCACCAGCTTTTTG ctgcacccTACAGGGACTTGCCAGGCTCTCTGACAGCACCCATGTCGGCAGCACACCAGCTGCAGGCCATGCATGCGCAGTCGGCCGAGCTGCAGCGCCtggctctggagcagcagcagtggctgcacgCCCATCACCCTCTGCACGGCGTGCCCCTCCCCACGCAGGAGGACTACTACAG CCACCTGAAGAAAGAAAGTGACAAACCCCTTTAA